In Ochotona princeps isolate mOchPri1 chromosome 21, mOchPri1.hap1, whole genome shotgun sequence, a single genomic region encodes these proteins:
- the RAB7A gene encoding ras-related protein Rab-7a — translation MTSRKKVLLKVIILGDSGVGKTSLMNQYVNKKFSNQYKATIGADFLTKEVMVDDRLVTMQIWDTAGQERFQSLGVAFYRGADCCVLVFDVTAPNTFKTLDSWRDEFLIQASPRDPENFPFVVLGNKIDLENRQVATKRAQAWCYSKNNIPYFETSAKEAINVEQAFQTIARNALKQETEVELYNEFPEPIKLDKNDRAKTSAESCSC, via the exons ATGACCTCTAGGAAGAAAGTATTGCTGAAGGTGATCATCCTGGGGGATTCTGG GGTTGGGAAGACATCACTCATGAACCAGTATGTGAACAAGAAATTCAGCAACCAGTACAAAGCCACAATAGGAGCCGACTTTCTGACCAAGGAGGTGATGGTGGATGACAGGCTTGTCACGATGCAG ATCTGGGACACAGCAGGGCAGGAGCGGTTCCAGTCTCTCGGCGTGGCCTTCTACCGAGGGGCCGACTGCTGCGTCCTGGTGTTTGACGTCACTGCCCCCAACACATTCAAAACCCTTGACAGCTGGAGAGACGAGTTCCTCATCCAGGCCAGTCCCCGCGATCCCGAGAACTTCCCCTTCGTCGTGCTGGGAAACAAGATCGACCTCGAAAACAGACAA GTGGCCACGAAGAGGGCTCAGGCCTGGTGCTACAGCAAAAACAACATTCCCTACTTCGAGACCAGTGCCAAGGAGGCCATCAATGTGGAGCAGGCCTTCCAGACAATTGCACGGAACGCACTTAAACAG GAAACGGAGGTGGAGCTGTACAACGAGTTTCCCGAACCCATCAAACTGGACAAGAATGACCGGGCCAAGACTTCGGCGGAGAGCTGCAGCTGCTGA